One genomic segment of Arachis duranensis cultivar V14167 chromosome 4, aradu.V14167.gnm2.J7QH, whole genome shotgun sequence includes these proteins:
- the LOC107484696 gene encoding 18.1 kDa class I heat shock protein, with product MSSSFFGRRHEPPPPLHSPHQTWEPNYHQDYGYGGYGTTITGGTSHMAMTGFPEQPSPVVNTQIEKKETPEAYVFKAQLPGLRRTDVRVEVDDDRVLCIVCERSVEKQEQRGGWHVVEMSSGHFVQRVMLPQNANVDHVKAYMDKGVLTVTVPKHHRTVNNHVRNVNISGH from the coding sequence ATGTCTAGTAGCTTCTTTGGACGGAGACatgaaccaccaccaccactacacAGTCCCCACCAAACATGGGAACCTAATTACCACCAAGACTACGGCTATGGCGGTTATGGAACCACCATAACCGGTGGCACATCACATATGGCGATGACTGGCTTTCCAGAGCAGCCATCGCCAGTTGTGAACACACAAATAGAGAAGAAGGAGACCCCGGAAGCATACGTGTTTAAGGCGCAGCTTCCGGGGCTGCGGCGCACAGACGTGAGGGTGGAAGTGGATGATGATAGGGTTCTATGCATAGTTTGTGAGAGAAGCGTGGAGAAGCAAGAACAAAGAGGAGGTTGGCACGTTGTTGAGATGTCAAGTGGCCACTTCGTTCAGCGTGTGATGTTGCCTCAAAACGCCAACGTTGACCATGTTAAGGCTTATATGGATAAAGGGGTTCTTACTGTTACGGTTCCCAAGCACCATAGAACTGTGAACAATCATGTTAGGAACGTTAACATTTCTGGACACTGA